In Paenibacillus segetis, the genomic window ATGATATGTTATAACTTGCCACAAGGAATGGAGATTCCCGAGAGATTTACCAAACTTTCTGTCCCAGCATTAACTTGGGCTATATTCCCGGAGCCTAGGTGTGATTTGCAAAGACTACGGGAACGAATCTATACCGAGTGGTTTCCGACATCGGAATACGAAGAGGTGGAGGGTCCCTCTTTCGAAATGTATTATGGTATGGCAGGACATGATATGGCGGAGATTTGGATACCAGTAAAGAAGAAATAACTTACTAAGTAGCCAATTTGGGACAAGGGGACAGGTTTCTTGTCCCACTTTATGAATTTGTTGATCAAGCACAAAGCGGCGATTCTCCGTTATTGGGGAATCGCCGCTTTGCGTTATGGTCTAATGGTTCTTTTATTGTATCCCTTTCATAAATCCCTTGTCTAAGTCAGCCATGCTGCTACTCCTTCCTTGGTGATAAGGAAAGGGTAATCCACGAAGGATGACCTTGGCGATAGATTGTCTATTGTACTAAACTATCCAAATCCGGCTGCAATTTGTTCCGTAATACATACACCATGATGGCACCAACAAGGAATGCGACAGCATCTGCAATGACAAGCGACCAGACCACCCCGTGGAAACCGTTCATTTGATTGGCGATATAGAGCACAGGAATCAGAGTAATTCCTTGAATAACTGACATAATAAACGCAGCCGTTCCTTGCGCTGTTGCTTGGAAGATCCCTGTAAACAACGTGGTCATTCCTGTAATGAACAAGGATAAGAACGTTACATGCAGAATGTAGCTACCCATTTCAATTAATTGCGGGTCATGCGTAAATAAACCAATTAAGTTGTCGGAAATCAGATAGACAATGATACCGAATACGACAGCTAACGCTACAATCGCTTTGATTGTAAATCCAATGGTATGCTTCATTCGTAATTTATTCGCTGTAAAAGAGAAGGCAATGAGCGGCACGACTCCTTCACATAAGCCCATCAGAATAAACTCAGGAAATTGTAATAAACGTGATGATATTCCGTAAGCCGCTACGGCTTGATCTCCATACTCGACAAGAAAATGGTTAAGGATGAGTGACATTGCCCCTAAGAAGATACTCATAATAAAGACGGGAACTCCAATTTTGAATACATTGCCCAGAATGTCCTTGGTAGCTTTGAACCATTTTGCGGAGATGGTTAAGAATTGGCTCTTATATCCCATATAAAAAGCGTAGAATACACTCGCAACCAAATTGGAAATGACTGTAGCGGACGCAACCCCAGTCACGCCCCAATGGAAGACGAAGATGACTAGCGCATCGAGAATAATATTCACGACAACGCTGAGAATCATACCAATCATCGACGTGATTGCTGCACCCTCTGAGCGTACGATATTCTCCAGTGTGAAGAATAATACGACGAATGGTGAACCCAATAGCATAATCGTGACATAGTCTTTCGTGAATCCGAAGGAGTCCGGCGTTGCCCCTAAGCCATGAACGATGGAATCGATCAACGGGAGGCCGACGGCCATCACGATAAGACCAATAACTAAACTGCTGTAAACGGCGAATGAAGACACATGTTTTACATCATCATATTTCTTTTCTCCTAGCAAACGGGAGATGAATGTACCGCTACCCATGCCAATCAAGTTGCCTAGCGCCATAATGATCGCGAATAACGGCAAGGTCAATGCGAGCGCGGTTAACATGGCAGTATTGTGGAGCGTACCAAGGAAGTAAGCATTTAAAATGGAATATATGACACTCATTGACGTACCAAGCATCATCGGAACAGCGAAATGAGCGACGGCTTTTGCGATCGGTGCTTTTTCAAAGTAATGGAGGTTTTCTGCATCCATGTGGATCACTTCTTTCTTTTTATGATTATCTAACAGTGTTAGGTTGAACCTTACAGTGTTAGATGATATCATGAACTTATAAACCTGTAAAGTATAAACTTACACTGTTAGATAAAAAGGTGGATACCGATGAAAAAACAACAGCCTCAAATTTCGGAGGATAAGATTTTAGAGATCTCGTGGGAGCTTCTTGAGGAGGAGGGAATCGAGAAATTCAGCATGAGACGATTGGCCGTCAGGCTGGGGATTCAGGCTCCCTCTTTGTACTGGTACTTCAAGAGCAAGCAGAATCTCTATCAGCGTCTGGCAAGCCAGGTAGCGAAAGTGATTTTGGAGGAGTTTCATTCCGAGGGCGACTGGAAGGAGCAGCTGGCGGTGTTTGCGGTAACGGTACGGAGCGTGCTCAACCGATACCCCTGCTCCACGCAGCTCATGATGATGACGCTCCCCCATGAACCGGACCTCATTCGGTTCACCAATCGTATGCTGCTCTGCGTAGAATCGACGCCGCTTGAGCAAGAGCAGAAAATGCAAGTGGTTACTACGTTAATGAATTATGTCTTCAACTTCGTTCTGGACAATTATGAGCACCAGCGCAATGTCTCCGCGATTGTTAAGGACAAGGGAGCGCCTCCGGGTGAGGAGATGATTCAACTTCTGGATTCTATGAGCGAAACAGATGCTGGACTATTTCGGAGGATGTTTACGAACGGGTTATTCGAACTGATGGGGACCGACAAGGCGTTTGAGTTCGGTTTGAAGGTAATTTTATTGGGGATTGAGCAGGTGATAAAGGAGCAGGAAAAGTAGACTGTAGAAGCCGCTCATTCGGTAAAATACCTCCTCGTATATTGAGGGGGTATTTCTTATTGTATCTTCTAATTTTGAAAGTTGATCGCTTGTGTATCTGGATATTTGAATACTTTTATCTCATGGCCATCTAAATCTTCCTTAAACATGTCAATAGCGTTAATCTGACTATTATTGTAAGTGTTGTAGTAATACACTCCATTTTCTAGACACATGCAAGATGAATATAAAGTGATGAACTGTTTACCTTCCTGCGTTATTACTGAACCGCCAATGGGAGCGACATTACCCAGAATGTGAAAAAATTCTGAAATGGTTGATTCTTTTGTATCCAAGAAAGCAGCATGATTTTTTAGAAAAGCAGATCTTACAAACCGGGAAGAGGGGTAAAAGTCACCGGGCAATCCCTTCAATCCCAATCCATTACCAATCGGCTCCAATTGTTGTTTGTGCCACGTGGTCGTTTCGGGTTGCATTGGCGATAAGGCCATATATTGATTTAAATTCATGATATGCCAATCGAATGCAGGCTGGTTAGTTAACACTCCAATTTTATTATCATATACAGCAATTCGGTCAGGGGTGGTCTCTATGACAATCGATTCCTCATTCTTATCATGAACCATCCAGTGAAGCGTAGGAACAGGAAGCTTGGGGGCAAATGGTTTATTGATCAGGTTTACTTCTTCTAAAGCGGATTTAACCTCAGAAACCGATCCAAAGTTGGATAAAATCCATAGCATCAAATCATATGGCCCTAAGTTCACCTTTCCAGCTAACCTATTTTCCTCAAAATGAGCGAAACCAAGGAAGTTAAGTCCTGCACAACCCAATCCCTTTTCATTCATTCCGTCTGCAAGGAGCGGATGATTGTTCATGAGGGTCCCCATGCCTAATAGTGCATATTTGGTTTTGTTAGACTCCCCATTCACTACATTTTCCCAATCTAAATTTCTTGGAACAAATATGACGGATTGATTAAAGTTATAATCGATATCCATATTTCTGCCAAAAAAATGAAAACCGTCTTTGCTGGTTAAAGTTAATGCTGTGCACATAGTTATACATCCTTCCTCTGTCAGGTTGGCAACGCAATGAGTAGATTACATAGTGAACTTAAAATGAACGTATTTTTATTATTTAGAAAAAGGAGAAGTACTATGCAAACTCACATCCAACAGCGTTATACCTAGTGGAATACCGCATAGCCAATCGGAAAATAGCTCGGTAGATCTTGGACCTTTCTATGTACAGGGTACCGAGAATCGGTGTTGGTGCAGCGAAGAGGGGCTCGTGCCCATCCTGCATTCGCACAAGCAGGCAGCCCGCCCCTGGCGTAGGATGAACTATAACTAGTGAGGCGAGGTGAACTTCCATGGCACAATCCAAAGAGGTGTTCGCACGGGCCAAGCAGCTGCAGGGTCAACCGGTATGCATTACGCTGCACAACGGAAAGACCTACGTCGGCTACATTACCGATGTCAACAGTAGCGTCTTGACGCTGGCCAGCGCCAGCGCCCAGCCGAGCACCTCATCCGGGAAGCAAGGCTCCCGGAGGTCTATGCAGGGCAGCACCGGCTCCCGCGCCTCGGGCAGCCGGCGAGGCGGCTCGCGTAAGCCATCCGTCCGCTCCCGATCACGCAGGTCTTCGGCCCGTCCCCGCTCCCGTAAGCCGGACGCCCAGATATCGGCCTTTCTACCGATTATAGGTTCGCTGTTCGGGGGATTAGGCGGCATCGGAGGGCTTGGCGGTGCTGCAACGGGATCGCTCGGAGGTGCGTTAGGCGGTGGTATGCGGCTGTTCGGCATGATCCAACGAGTTGTCCCGGTCATGAAGATGGGGTACGGCATGATCAAGTCTATTCGTCCGTTTCTCGGAGCCGTTCAAGGCTTGATGACGCCATCCGGAGCAGTGGGCGCAACAAGCGAATCACAGTAACAGAAGTAAAAGCCCCTCCGTTTTTTGGGGCGGATGGGGCTAATTCTATGATTGTTGAAGGTTAGGTTGAACTCAAATAGTCGCTACCGGGTCTATTTATGGGATCGAATCCTGGTACTTGTCGATATACAGTGTCCCGTCCAATTGGAGCTCTGCGTAAAATACTTGATCTAAAGAATGAATGTTGGCTTTCTTTAATTGTTGGTTGAGCCAGACAACAGAGACATCCATTTTCACAAGATTTTTTTCTACGATTTTACCATCAACAATAAGTTCTGTCGGGATTCTATGAATAGGTGTAAGGGTTGCTTTTATATCTTTTTTTGTTGCAGGCAGCAGTTCTTCTTTTTTCAACACGCTGAGTTGACCGTCAGGTTCTAGAATTGCAAATTCAACTTCTTCGGGTGAGAAGACATCCTTGTTCCGAAGCAACATGCTTAAATCGTCGATGTTGAGGTGCTGCTTAGCCAATGCCTTTTCTAGAATCTTTCCTTGTTTGACGAGAATCGTAGGCTGGCCATCGAGAATCTCACGCGCTTTGACGGAGCGCAATCCGGTCAATGCAACGATGAACGCCAAGAGCGACCATAAGATTAAGCTAGATATTCCTTGTAGCAGCGTGATTTGTTTGTTGACGATAATCTCGGCAGTGGTGGAGCCGAAGGTAATCCCTGTAACATAATTGAAAAACGTTAGATGTCCGACTTGTTTTTTACCGAGTAGACGCGTCAAAACGAGTAGAGCAATGAAAGACGTTGCCGTACGAAATAGAATTTCTCCATACGTCATGTGCCGAGCTCCTTGTATAACAGATAGTTTTATATTGGCCTTTGTTTCCATCGCTTATACTTGTTTAGTGAAAGAAATCTAAAGAACTTGAACGTCCGAAAGACAGAGCAAACTAGTATGTTGCTTGCGCTATGCGATCCTATGAAATTCAGCATTCAGCCCAACTGGGCTTTGTTGAAAAAAGCAATCGAGTAGCTCGGTGTAAGAATGTGCCGGTACTAAAGGAACCGTTCTAATCATATTTTTAAAAAAGGAAACCAGAGGAGGGAGTGCTAACGTTAGTTGAGAAAAATTAAGGTTCGTTTACACCCCATTGTAAGTAATATAAATATGCCCACTGTTTTGAAAACAGCTATACTTCCGGGTGATTCAATTGAAAGTTTATTTATTGTAACCCAGGTAGGAGAGATTTTTTACATACGAGACGGAGTTATAAGGACTTTTTTAGATATTCGCCCGCGAATCATAAAACTAGGTGTTTCTAGCGGAGGATATGACGAACGAGGATTGCTAGGGCTAGCGTTTCATCCTGAATTTTATTATAACGGTCTGTTTTATCTCCACTATTCAGTAGCTGGAACCCAAGGTTCAGGTGCCCTTCCAGGTGCTTTTGAATCTTTTAAGCCTAATCCGTGTGATCCCAGTACTTTAAACCTAAGGTGGATAAATAGAGAAACGCAGTATGATCATATCGATACAGTTGAAGAATGGATTTTACAACCGAATGATCAAGCTCAAAAACGACGGACATTACTTAACTTAAGAAGACCATTTTTAAATCATAATGGTGTCAATAGTTTAAACTTTTCACCTGAAACAGGAAAACTTGTTCTAACAACCGGAGATGGTGGATCAGGCTATGATCCATTTAATTTAAGCCAGAATGACATGGAAATCGCCGGAAAAATTATTGAAATTGATGTTGTTAAGAATACATTTATTTATAATCCACCCGTGGTTACACGTTTTGATGAACTTCCCGAACCGATTCAGGAAACGCTTACGGTAATTGCCAAAGGGGTTCGAAATATTCCAGGCATTTCATTTCAAAGGTTCTATAATTACTATATTAAATATGTGGGGATTGTCGGACAGGATTTGGTAGAGTCGATTTTTTCTTTCGTTCATTATAAACCAATACCGGTAACCCAGCTTGTTCAAACTTCTTTAATGAATTCTGAGCCTGACCATGAAGGATTTATTAACTTTGGCTGGCGAGGGTGGGAGGGTGCTTTTCCTACTTCGATGATTAGGGGCTGCTCTGCAAATTCAACTTTGGACGAGGAGACAATTGCGTATTACAACGAAGCAGTACAAACCTCAGTAAGGCGCCTTCTACCTTTAACGAGTTATTTTCATAAAGATTTAAGGATTGATAAATTTGGGGGAACTGCACTTACAGGAGTTCAGCCGTATATGGGAAATGGAATCCCCGGTTTAACGGGAAGCGTTGTGTTTACCGATCTTGCTCGGCAAGGATCTCACCCTCTGGTTAGAGGGGTTTTAGCTTATACCGGGCTACAAACAGATTGCAAACTAAATGATTTTAGTGTTATTGAAACGGATTATGATTTTGGATCCGGGTCAGCTTATTATGTTAGTTTGGGAACGAATCTGGGTCAAACCAAACTATATTTAGGGGCTTATGGCTCTATGAAAGTAGCTGATTTTAACCAAGGTACCATTTTTGAAATTGTTCCATAATTTATAACTCAAAGTGATATATGTAAGAAATTTAATTGATTCTTTTAAGGTAACGGCAGGATAGTACTCTTCCCATATGGAATATGTTGGTGATGATTTTTGGGATGGGAGGAGGCAATACATGTTGGAATCAATAAAAGAAGATATTATATTATCAAATAAAAAAAGTTGGGATGATGCAGCTCCACGTTTTTTTGGAAGAACTGCACTACCTATATACGGTCCAATTCTACCCACAGAAAACGAACTAAACTTATTTGATGACCTATCAGGTAAGAAGGTTCTGGAAATTGGTTGTGGCAGTGGGCACTCTCTAAAATATATGGCTTCGAACGGAGCCTCAGAGCTTTGGGGAATCGATTTATCTGATACTCAAATTGAGGCCGCGCGGACTCTGCTTTCAGTCGTCAACAATACAAAAGTAAATCTTTTTCAAGGGGCAATGGAAAAGAACCCCGGTATACCAATTGAGTATTTTGATATCGTTTATTCGATCTATGCGATTGGTTGGACTGTTGATTTGGGGAGGACTCTCCAGAATCTATATAGCTATTTGAAACCTGGTGGGAAATTTATTTTTAGTTGGGAGCATCCGATTCATAGTCGAATTAGTCAGAATGGGGAACAACTAATAATTAATAAGTCATACCATGATGAAGGTCTTCAGCAGTGTGAACCATGGGATCGTCCGGCTATAATGAATCAACTGAGAATCAGCACGTATATTAACGAGCTAATTCAAACGGGCTTTCAAATTGAGAAGATAGTTGAAGATGTTGTTATCCAAGAGGAAATTAAATCGGGAGATCCTGCTGTGTGGTATACACATAAAAAGGCATCACTAATTCCGCCTGCATTTATTATAAAGTGCATAAAAAGATAAGCTCGTCCTAACTCACCTTCAAATCACGTGGAGGTGTTTTTTCTTGCAGAGGAACTAGAGAGCACCCCATGCAGGTGCCCTCAAGTTCTTCTTTCGGGTTGATCCTATACAGGTTTATTGCCATTTACTCTCTTGGGTTAGGCTGTCCCTTTCCCTCGGCAATCAACTTGGGCAGACTGCCGTTTATGTAGGTTCTCCAGGAATCCGAGCAGATCTGATAGCATTCGAATGCAGGGTTGAGGCCTACATGTGTAAAGCGAGTTTCTGTTTTGTCCCCCTTTATAGCGATTTCAAAGACAATGTCTGTACCCGTCCACTCGCTCTTGCCTCTTTCGAAGTTAAAGTAGTTGTCTACAATGTGCCAGCTAACCTTCTTACCTGGAACAAGTTCGGTGATTCTGATCGTACAGCGGTGAATGTCTTGGCAGTGGTACCTAAATTCACCGAGTTCGTCGGTCTTGCCCTCAATTTCTTCTGACCACCACCCGCGGACATTATTGATGGCGGCAAAGACTTCTTCAGGGGTTTGTTCTACCGTAAAAGAAGTACTGTAATTTTGATTCATGAAGGTCATCTCCTTTTCCTATTTTTTCCTGGCACACTGAGTATAAAACCCATACTTGCAAAATGCAAGTATAAATGAAATAACCATGCCCTGAATGCTTGCGAATTGCAAGCACCGAGCGTATAATCATGCTTATGAAAAAGCGAGAATCCACCGTTTGTCCAATCGTATATTCGCTCGACATATGGGGTGATCCATGGAGCTTAATCATCCTTCGTGACGTCTTGATCCATAACAAGCGGCATTACCGCGAGTTTCTTGCTTCACGCGAGCACATTTCAACTAATATTTTGAGCGCACGACTCCAATCACTTGTCGAAGCAGACCTGCTCGTTAAGATAACAGGGGATTCAAACCGGGCGCAAACGATGTATCGGCCAACTCAAAAGGCACTTGATCTGTTTCCGGTCATATTTTCCATTATGCACTGGGGCCTTAAATACAACCCAAATACAGATATGAGTATTCCGATCATGCAGGAATTAAAAGCAAACGAAAAAGGGCTGGAGCACCGTCTTTTGCAGAATTTTGACGATATTACTTCATAACATGCAGTCACATCATATTCAAACTATGTAGAGAAGGCATCCGAGAGGGTGCCTTCGATTTCGCTCAAAAGATATTTTGGTGAGCCGTATCACAAATATGGGCAAGTTTTTTGCGGCATTCCGTTTTGTTTTTTCCACTAATAAGAATGTGGACTAAAGGAGAGGTAATCATGGGAAATACGGATAAGTTTGAAATGATAGCTAATATATATGACACTTCAGAAAGAATTCAAGTTGCCAAGATGTCCTCTGATGCCATTCGTGAATATTTAGTTGACGCTAAGAGTAAGAGTGCCATTGATTTTGGGTGTGGAACAGGTCTTGTCGGAATGAACTTGATCAACGATTTTAAGTCTATGCTTTTTCTGGATACTTCACCAAACATGATTCATCAAATCAAGCAAAAAATTTCTGATTTGAATATTCAGAATGTAGATACATTATGTTTTGATCTTGAAAAGGAAGGCCTATCGGATGTACATGCTGACTATATTTTTATGGTCCAGGTTCTACTCCATATTCAAGATGTTGAACTCGTGTTATCAAGATTATTTGATGTTCTAAATGAGGGAGGACATTTACTAATCGTAGATTTTAATGAAAATGAAAAAGTGGTTTCAGATATAGTTCATAACGGATTTAATCAAGTGAAGCTAACGGACATGATGACTAAAATAGGGTACAGGAATGTTCAATCCAAAACTTTTTATCATGGAAGTAAAATATTCATGGGACAAGATGCATCGATGTTTATTCTTGATGCTCAAAAATAAACGGTATGATGGATGTAATCTGCGGAACATTGGGCGCTGTCATCTCATCCTTCTATTTGTTAGGAAAATTACGCAGAGACATTTCACATTATGATTGAACCATGAAGGGGCTATTCCTAAGTATCTTAGGAATAGCCCCTTCATGCTGTACTACTTCAAGCGAGTATTCAGTTTTCACTATCTCGGTCTTACCGCAATTGTTTGAGTACCGCTTCTGTTACTTGAGCAACAATGGATTGAATTAGCTTTGGATCCACCTGTACTGAAGATGACTCATGAGAATCATTGTTCGCCCCGAGCTTCAAAGCCTCCTCATGGGAGATCAGATGACCGCCGGTCTTAATCCCCATGTTCTCTCGAATCTGAATTAGCTCTGCTAAGCGTTCTGCACTAAGCTCTTCCAATTGATCTGTGAGCTTCTTCGTATGAAGCAGTGTAAGAGAGTAGTGCTCAAGTGATTCCATACGATAGTAAGCTTCGATCATATCTCTTCCCCAGGTTAGTGCGCCATGATTAGCAAGCAATACAGCGTTGTACTCTGTACAATATGGAGCGATGGAATCTGGCACCTCTTGTGTGCCTGGCGCTGCATATGGAGAAACAGGGACTTTACCCAGCAAAATAACACCTTCTGGAGAGTAAGCACGATCCAGTGGGATCCCAGCCATCGCATAAGCTGTAGCCGCTTGAGGATGTGCATGAACAACTGCTGTTGTCTCCTCATTCTCCAGATATACTCGTAAATGCATCTTCAGCTCAGAGGAAGGCTTTCGCGATCCTTCCAATACTTTGCCGGTAAGATCCACCTTAACTAGCATCTCAGGTGTCATAAAGCCTTTACTTACACCAGTTGGTGTTGCCCATACTTCATTAGGTCCAACTTTAATGGAGATATTCCCATCATTCGCGGCAACAAAGTTTTTATTATATACGCGTCTTCCGATCTCACAGATCATTCTTTTAGCTTCATCATCACTTAAATAAGTCTTGTTATCTAGCATATAATTCCCTCCTGCATGCCCATGCTAAAGCTGCCCTGCAAGCAAATTTGCAGGGCAGCGTTTTATGTTATTCACAAGATTGTTCACATATAACTTACCAGACGAATAGCCCGACAAACGCAGCACTTAGCAGGGAGACTAATGTTCCTGACAGAATCATCATCCATACCCCTCTGGACAAATTATCAGCCTTTTCCTTACTCACAATACCGTTAAAACAACCTAGAATCATTCCCACGGTAGAGAAGTTCGCAAAGGATACAAGGAAGGTACTTAGAACCGCCCTCATATGTGGACTAAATGTATCCATAATCGACATAATATCGATCATCACAACGAACTCATTGGTTACCAATTTAGTGCCCATGTACTGTGCAGTTTGGAATGCTTCATCAAACGACAGACCGAGAAGTAAAGAAAAAGGTGTCATGATCGCACCTAGAATGCTGCTGAGTGTAAGCCAAGGTGCAATGAGCATTAGAACCTTATCAATAAGTGTCGCTAAGGATACGAATGCAATAATCATCGCTGTGATGATTAGAATCAACTTACCTGCACCAAGGATAGAATCACCCAAGAAAGAGAAGAAAGGAGGTTTTTCTTCTTTTTTCATTTCAAAGATAACATCTTCTTCTTTGGTTATGACGACTGGATTCAGGATACTTGTCACAATAATCGCATTGATAATATTAAGTGGTACAGCCGTTAGAACATATTCTGCTGGAATCATTTGTGTATATGCACCGATCATCGCTGCGGATACACAACTCATGGACATGAGCGAAACCGTGAATAGGCGTTGTTGGCTCATCGACTTTAATTGTCCACCAGATACGGCTAATGCCTCAGTGTTACCCAGGAACATCATTTCAATGGCATAGAAGGATTCAAACTTGGGTTGTCCCGTAACTTTAGACAGTGCCCAGCCCAAGAATTTAATGATTTTTGGGAGGATCCCGAAATAAGTTAAGATATCAAACAAAGGGACGACAAGTAAGATCGGCATTAATGCACTAAACACAACATCCATGTTCTCAACATTCACCATACTTGCAAATGCAAATCCTATACCGGAAAAAGCGGTATCAATCAACCATCTAAATCCATTAGCAACTTGTCCAACGAACCAGCGTCCACCTGAGAAGGCAGTTAACAGCCAGGCCATAAACAAATTAAAGAGAACCAGTATACTAATGGCTTTCCAATTTACATTTTTCTTATCTTTGGAGAAAAGAAACGCGAATCCGATAAAGACCAAAATACCGAGAATGTTGATGAGTAGAAAGAAGTTCATATGACCCTCCGTTGTAGTTATATCTTCTGATGTAATGTTGCCTCTAGTTGCCCAAACAGAGGTAGGGCTACATGTACTATACAAATAGGACTTTTAAATGTTCGGAATAAGGGGCTTGAATAATACCCTTTTCCGTAATAATAGCTGTAATTAACTCGTTTGGTGTTACATCAAAAGCAGGGTTGAACACTTTTACGCCGTCTGGTGCGGTTTGTTTACCCAAACCATGAGTAATCTCAGTAGCAGAACGCTCTTCAATTGGAATCTCTGCTCCAGTGGATGTTTCCATATCAATCGTAGAGAGAGGACTTGCTACGTAGAATGGAATATTGTGTTTTTGTGCGAGCACTGCAAGACCATAGGTGCCGATCTTGTTCGCAGTGTCCCCATTAGCCGCAATCCGGTCGCAACCTACTATAACGGCATCTACTTTACCTTGCTGCATCACCATTGCAGCCATGCTATCCGTAATCAAGGTAACATCCACATCTGCTTTCATGAGCTCCCATGCAGTCAAGCGAGCACCCTGCAGTAAAGGTCTCGTCTCGTCAGCAAATACCTTAATATCCATGCCACGCTCTTTGGCAAGATAGATCGGG contains:
- a CDS encoding NupC/NupG family nucleoside CNT transporter translates to MNFFLLINILGILVFIGFAFLFSKDKKNVNWKAISILVLFNLFMAWLLTAFSGGRWFVGQVANGFRWLIDTAFSGIGFAFASMVNVENMDVVFSALMPILLVVPLFDILTYFGILPKIIKFLGWALSKVTGQPKFESFYAIEMMFLGNTEALAVSGGQLKSMSQQRLFTVSLMSMSCVSAAMIGAYTQMIPAEYVLTAVPLNIINAIIVTSILNPVVITKEEDVIFEMKKEEKPPFFSFLGDSILGAGKLILIITAMIIAFVSLATLIDKVLMLIAPWLTLSSILGAIMTPFSLLLGLSFDEAFQTAQYMGTKLVTNEFVVMIDIMSIMDTFSPHMRAVLSTFLVSFANFSTVGMILGCFNGIVSKEKADNLSRGVWMMILSGTLVSLLSAAFVGLFVW